A section of the Pseudomonas fluorescens genome encodes:
- a CDS encoding fatty acid cis/trans isomerase, producing MSLRLITTAVLAVVACIAQANPLPANGPTPAISYTRDVQPIFTEKCVACHACYDSACQLNLGSGEGAARGASKVPVYDGERSQASQPTRLFYDAFGKAAWQRQGFASVLDAQGTQAALMARMLELGHKTPLVPNAKLPDEIVLGLNRENMCPLPGEFDAYAGAHPKEGMPLAVTGLTDQQYQTLQRWLASGAPIDQQGLAPSAQEALQVQQWENLLNQPGARESLVARWLFEHLFLAHIYFEGGEPGHYFQWVRSRTPSGQPIDLINTRRPNDDPGTQVYYRLWPVQGVIVHKTHITYPFSAAKMARVKSLFYSGDWQVMALPGYGPGRRANPFETFEAIPAKARYQFMLDNAEYFVRTFIRGPVCRGQIATDVIRDNFWTLFQDPDHDLYITDARYRGQATPLLAMPGQNDDVGSVLSLWLAYRDKRNEYEALRRDNYADLPAPGWSSLWEGNDNALLSIFRHFDSASVTKGLIGEVPQTMWLFDYPLLERTYYQLAVNFDVFGNVSHQAQTRLYFDLIRNGAEQNFLRLMPADSRDGYLDDWYQNSGKVKLWLDYEAIDNDKPTGLKLDPQDPKRDFAKQLLARYGDLNASPDPINRCVGAYCSRPGIDPQLRDAEQTLSRLTSRPAAGLKVIEQLPEATLLRIQTRSGKREVYSLLRNRAHSNVAFMLGEAYRYQPGLDTLTIYPGVLSSYPNFIFNVPAEDVAEFVEDMELARDAKRFERIVERWGIRRSHPQFWEYFHDLSQYLHETTPVEEGVLDMNRYENL from the coding sequence ATGTCACTTCGCCTCATCACCACTGCCGTCCTGGCAGTGGTCGCCTGTATTGCGCAGGCAAATCCATTACCGGCAAATGGCCCCACCCCGGCGATTTCCTATACCCGCGATGTTCAACCGATCTTCACTGAGAAATGCGTGGCCTGCCATGCCTGCTACGACTCCGCCTGCCAACTCAACCTGGGCAGTGGCGAGGGCGCGGCACGCGGGGCGAGCAAGGTGCCGGTGTATGACGGTGAACGCAGCCAGGCGTCGCAGCCGACCCGGCTGTTTTATGACGCCTTTGGCAAGGCCGCCTGGCAACGCCAGGGGTTTGCCTCGGTGCTGGATGCCCAGGGCACCCAGGCCGCGCTGATGGCACGGATGCTGGAGTTGGGCCATAAAACCCCACTGGTGCCCAATGCCAAGCTGCCCGATGAGATTGTGTTGGGCCTGAACCGCGAGAACATGTGCCCACTGCCGGGAGAGTTCGATGCCTACGCCGGTGCGCACCCCAAAGAAGGCATGCCCCTGGCGGTTACCGGCCTGACCGACCAGCAGTACCAGACCTTGCAGCGCTGGCTGGCCTCCGGTGCGCCGATTGACCAGCAAGGCCTGGCACCCAGCGCCCAGGAAGCCTTGCAGGTACAGCAATGGGAAAACCTGCTGAACCAGCCCGGTGCCCGGGAAAGCCTGGTGGCGCGCTGGTTGTTCGAGCATCTGTTCCTCGCCCATATCTATTTTGAAGGTGGTGAGCCGGGGCATTATTTCCAGTGGGTGCGCTCGCGCACGCCCAGCGGTCAGCCAATCGACCTGATCAACACCCGTCGCCCTAATGACGATCCTGGCACCCAGGTGTACTACCGCTTGTGGCCGGTACAAGGGGTGATCGTGCACAAGACCCACATTACCTACCCGTTCAGCGCGGCGAAGATGGCACGGGTCAAGTCGCTGTTCTACAGCGGTGACTGGCAGGTCATGGCGCTGCCGGGCTACGGCCCTGGCCGCCGAGCCAACCCGTTCGAGACCTTCGAGGCCATCCCGGCCAAGGCGCGCTACCAGTTCATGCTGGATAACGCCGAATACTTCGTGCGCACCTTTATTCGTGGGCCGGTGTGCCGGGGGCAGATTGCTACGGACGTGATCCGCGACAACTTCTGGACGCTGTTCCAGGACCCGGACCACGACCTTTACATCACCGATGCCCGTTATCGTGGCCAGGCCACGCCGTTGCTGGCGATGCCGGGGCAGAACGATGACGTGGGCAGTGTGTTGAGCCTGTGGCTGGCCTATCGCGACAAGCGCAATGAATACGAGGCCTTGCGCCGTGACAACTACGCGGACTTGCCGGCGCCTGGCTGGTCCAGCCTGTGGGAGGGCAATGACAACGCCTTGCTCAGCATCTTCCGCCACTTCGACAGCGCCTCGGTGACCAAAGGCCTGATTGGCGAAGTGCCGCAGACGATGTGGCTGTTCGATTACCCGTTGCTGGAGCGCACCTATTACCAGTTGGCGGTCAATTTCGATGTGTTCGGCAATGTCTCGCACCAGGCGCAGACCCGCTTGTATTTCGACCTGATCCGCAACGGCGCCGAACAGAACTTCCTGCGCCTGATGCCGGCTGATTCGCGGGACGGATACCTCGATGACTGGTACCAGAACAGCGGCAAGGTCAAGCTGTGGCTGGACTATGAAGCCATCGACAACGACAAACCCACCGGCCTGAAGCTTGACCCCCAGGACCCGAAACGCGATTTCGCCAAGCAACTGCTGGCCCGCTATGGCGACCTGAACGCCAGCCCGGACCCGATCAACCGTTGTGTTGGCGCCTATTGCTCGCGTCCCGGTATCGATCCGCAACTGCGCGACGCCGAGCAGACGCTCAGCCGCCTGACTTCCAGGCCGGCGGCCGGGCTCAAGGTGATCGAACAATTGCCGGAAGCCACCCTGCTGCGCATCCAGACCCGCAGCGGTAAACGCGAGGTGTACAGCCTGCTGCGCAACCGTGCCCACAGTAACGTGGCCTTTATGCTGGGCGAGGCCTATCGCTATCAGCCGGGCCTGGATACCTTGACGATCTACCCGGGCGTGCTCAGCAGTTACCCCAACTTCATCTTCAACGTGCCGGCCGAGGATGTGGCGGAGTTCGTCGAGGACATGGAGCTGGCCAGGGACGCCAAGCGTTTTGAGCGGATTGTCGAGCGCTGGGGCATTCGTCGCAGTCACCCGCAGTTCTGGGAGTACTTCCACGATTTGTCGCAGTACCTCCACGAAACCACGCCGGTGGAAGAGGGTGTGCTGGATATGAACCGCTACGAAAACCTCTGA
- the metH gene encoding methionine synthase, with product MSDRSTRLQALQQALKERILILDGGMGTMIQSYKLEEEDYRGKRFADWPSDVKGNNDLLILTRPDVIGGIEKAYLDAGADILETNTFNATQVSQADYGMEALAYELNLEGARLARRVADAKTLETPDKPRFVAGVLGPTSRTCSLSPDVNNPGYRNVTFDELVENYTEATQGLIEGGADMILIETIFDTLNAKAAIFAVQGVYEALGVELPIMISGTITDASGRTLSGQTTEAFWNSISHAKPISVGLNCALGARELRPYLEELSNKADTYVSAHPNAGLPNEFGEYDELPSQTAKVIEEFAQSGFLNIVGGCCGTTPGHIEAIAKAVAGYAPRPIPDIPKACRLSGLEPFTIDRQSLFVNVGERTNITGSAKFARLIREDNYTEALEVALQQVEAGAQVIDINMDEGMLDSKKAMVTFLNLIAGEPDISRVPIMIDSSKWEVIEAGLKCIQGKGIVNSISMKEGVEQFIHHAKLCKRYGAAVVVMAFDEAGQADTEARKKEICKRSYDILVNEVGFPPQDIIFDPNIFAVATGIEEHNNYAVDFINACAYIRDELPYALTSGGVSNVSFSFRGNNPVREAIHSVFLLHAIRNGLTMGIVNAGQLEIYDQIPAELRDAVEDVVLNRTPEGTDALLAIADKYKGDGSVKEAETEEWRGWEVNKRLEHALVKGITTHIVEDTEESRQSFARPIEVIEGPLMSGMNIVGDLFGAGKMFLPQVVKSARVMKQAVAHLIPFIELEKGDKPQAKGKILMATVKGDVHDIGKNIVGVVLGCNGYDIVDLGVMVPAEKILQVAKEQKCDIIGLSGLITPSLDEMVHVAREMQRQDFHLPLMIGGATTSKAHTAVKIEPKYSNDAVIYVTDASRAVGVATQLLSKELKAGFVEKTRLEYIDVRERTSNRSARTERLSYAAAIAKKPQFDWSTYTPVKPTFTGAKVLDNIDLKVLAEYIDWTPFFISWDLAGKFPRILTDEVVGEAATALYADAQEMLKKLIDEKLISARAVFGFWPTNQVQEDDLEVYGDDGQPIAKLHHLRQQIIKTDGKPNFSLADFVAPKDSGVTDYIGGFITTAGIGAEEVAKAYQDAGDDYNSIMVKALADRLAEACAEWLHQQVRKDYWGYAKDEELDNEALIKEQYSGIRPAPGYPACPDHTEKAQLFQLLDPEAREMHAGRSGVFLTEHYAMFPAAAVSGWYFAHPQAQYFAVGKIDKDQVTSYTARKDQDLAVTERWLAPNLGYDN from the coding sequence ATGTCCGATCGTAGCACTCGCCTGCAAGCCCTCCAGCAAGCCCTCAAGGAACGCATCCTGATCCTCGATGGTGGCATGGGCACGATGATCCAGAGCTACAAGCTGGAGGAAGAAGACTACCGTGGCAAACGCTTCGCCGACTGGCCAAGTGACGTCAAGGGCAATAACGACCTGTTGATCCTGACCCGCCCGGACGTGATCGGCGGGATCGAGAAGGCCTACCTGGATGCCGGTGCCGATATCCTCGAAACCAACACCTTCAACGCCACCCAAGTGTCCCAGGCCGACTACGGTATGGAGGCGCTGGCTTACGAACTGAACCTGGAAGGCGCGCGCCTGGCCCGCCGGGTCGCCGACGCCAAGACCCTCGAAACCCCGGACAAGCCGCGCTTCGTCGCCGGCGTACTGGGCCCGACCAGCCGCACCTGCTCGCTGTCGCCAGACGTGAACAACCCCGGCTACCGCAACGTCACCTTCGATGAGCTGGTGGAGAACTACACCGAGGCCACCCAAGGCCTGATCGAAGGCGGTGCGGACATGATCCTCATCGAAACCATCTTCGATACCCTCAACGCCAAGGCCGCGATCTTTGCCGTGCAGGGCGTGTACGAAGCACTGGGCGTCGAATTGCCGATCATGATTTCAGGCACCATTACCGACGCCTCCGGTCGCACCCTGTCGGGCCAGACCACCGAAGCATTCTGGAACTCCATCAGCCACGCCAAGCCGATTTCCGTGGGCTTGAACTGCGCCCTGGGAGCCCGCGAGCTGCGGCCGTACCTGGAAGAACTGTCGAACAAGGCCGACACCTACGTTTCTGCGCACCCCAACGCCGGCCTGCCCAACGAGTTCGGCGAGTACGACGAGCTGCCATCGCAAACCGCCAAGGTCATTGAGGAGTTCGCCCAGAGCGGCTTCCTCAATATCGTCGGCGGCTGCTGCGGCACCACGCCGGGACATATCGAAGCCATTGCCAAGGCCGTGGCCGGCTACGCCCCGCGCCCGATCCCTGACATTCCCAAGGCCTGCCGCCTGTCGGGCCTTGAGCCGTTCACCATTGATCGCCAGTCGCTGTTCGTCAACGTCGGCGAACGCACCAATATTACCGGCTCGGCCAAGTTCGCCCGGCTGATCCGCGAGGACAATTACACCGAAGCCCTGGAAGTCGCCCTGCAGCAGGTGGAAGCCGGCGCCCAGGTGATCGATATCAACATGGATGAGGGCATGCTCGATTCGAAGAAGGCCATGGTGACCTTCCTCAATCTGATTGCCGGCGAGCCGGATATCTCCCGCGTACCGATCATGATCGACTCCTCCAAGTGGGAAGTGATCGAGGCCGGCCTCAAATGCATCCAGGGCAAGGGCATCGTCAACTCCATCAGCATGAAAGAGGGTGTCGAGCAGTTCATCCATCACGCCAAGCTGTGCAAGCGCTACGGCGCGGCAGTGGTGGTGATGGCATTCGACGAAGCCGGCCAGGCCGATACCGAGGCGCGCAAGAAAGAGATCTGCAAGCGTTCCTACGACATCCTGGTCAATGAAGTGGGCTTCCCGCCGCAAGACATCATCTTCGACCCGAACATCTTCGCCGTGGCCACCGGTATCGAAGAGCACAACAACTACGCCGTCGACTTCATCAACGCCTGTGCCTATATCCGCGACGAACTGCCATACGCGCTGACCTCCGGTGGCGTGTCCAACGTGTCGTTCTCGTTCCGCGGCAACAATCCGGTACGCGAGGCGATCCACTCGGTGTTCCTGCTGCATGCGATCCGCAACGGCCTGACCATGGGCATCGTCAACGCCGGCCAGTTGGAGATCTACGACCAGATCCCCGCCGAGCTGCGCGACGCCGTGGAAGATGTGGTACTCAACCGCACCCCGGAAGGCACTGATGCCCTGCTTGCCATCGCCGACAAGTACAAGGGCGACGGCAGCGTCAAGGAAGCCGAGACCGAAGAATGGCGTGGCTGGGAAGTCAACAAGCGCCTGGAACATGCGCTGGTCAAGGGCATCACCACCCATATCGTCGAAGATACCGAAGAGTCCAGGCAGTCGTTCGCGCGCCCGATCGAGGTGATCGAAGGCCCGCTGATGTCTGGCATGAACATCGTTGGCGACCTGTTTGGCGCTGGCAAAATGTTCCTGCCCCAGGTGGTGAAGTCTGCCCGGGTGATGAAGCAGGCCGTGGCCCACTTGATCCCGTTCATCGAGCTGGAAAAAGGCGACAAGCCGCAAGCCAAGGGCAAGATCCTCATGGCCACGGTCAAAGGCGACGTGCACGATATCGGCAAGAACATTGTCGGCGTGGTGCTCGGTTGCAACGGCTACGACATTGTCGACCTGGGCGTAATGGTCCCGGCCGAGAAGATCCTGCAGGTGGCCAAGGAGCAGAAGTGCGACATTATCGGCCTGTCCGGGCTGATCACGCCGTCCCTGGACGAAATGGTGCATGTGGCCCGCGAGATGCAGCGCCAGGACTTCCACCTGCCGCTGATGATCGGTGGTGCTACGACCTCCAAGGCCCATACGGCGGTGAAGATCGAGCCCAAGTACAGCAACGATGCCGTGATCTACGTGACCGATGCCTCGCGTGCGGTGGGCGTGGCCACCCAGTTGCTGTCCAAGGAGCTGAAGGCCGGTTTTGTCGAGAAAACGCGCCTGGAATACATCGACGTGCGGGAACGCACCTCGAACCGCAGCGCCCGCACCGAGCGCCTGAGCTACGCCGCGGCCATCGCCAAGAAACCGCAGTTCGACTGGAGCACCTACACCCCGGTCAAGCCGACGTTTACCGGGGCCAAGGTACTGGACAACATCGACCTCAAGGTGCTGGCCGAGTACATCGACTGGACACCGTTCTTTATCTCCTGGGACCTGGCCGGCAAGTTCCCGCGCATCCTCACCGATGAGGTGGTGGGTGAAGCGGCGACCGCGCTGTATGCCGATGCCCAGGAAATGCTCAAGAAGTTGATCGATGAGAAACTTATCAGTGCCCGCGCGGTGTTCGGTTTCTGGCCGACCAACCAGGTGCAGGAGGATGACCTGGAAGTCTACGGTGACGATGGCCAGCCGATTGCCAAGCTGCATCACCTGCGCCAGCAGATCATCAAGACCGATGGCAAGCCGAACTTCTCCCTGGCCGACTTTGTTGCGCCCAAGGACAGCGGCGTGACCGACTACATCGGTGGTTTTATCACCACCGCCGGCATCGGCGCCGAAGAAGTGGCCAAGGCCTACCAGGACGCTGGCGACGACTACAACTCGATCATGGTCAAGGCCCTGGCCGACCGCCTGGCCGAGGCCTGTGCCGAATGGCTGCACCAGCAAGTACGTAAAGACTACTGGGGGTATGCCAAGGACGAAGAGCTGGACAACGAAGCACTGATCAAGGAGCAGTACAGCGGTATCCGCCCTGCCCCCGGCTACCCGGCGTGCCCGGATCACACCGAGAAGGCCCAGTTGTTCCAGTTGCTGGACCCCGAGGCCCGCGAAATGCACGCCGGGCGCAGCGGCGTGTTCCTCACCGAACACTACGCGATGTTCCCGGCGGCAGCGGTCAGCGGCTGGTACTTCGCCCACCCGCAGGCGCAGTACTTTGCCGTAGGCAAGATCGACAAGGACCAAGTGACGAGCTACACCGCCCGCAAAGACCAGGACCTGGCCGTGACCGAACGCTGGTTGGCGCCCAACCTGGGTTACGACAACTGA